The DNA sequence TTTTTGGGTTCGCACCTGTGCGACCGTTTCATCGCTGAGGGATACCACGTCATTGGGATGGATAATCTCATTACTGGAAGCCTCAGCAACATTGAGCATCTTTTTGCCCATGAGCATTTTGAGTTCTGTCACCACGACGTGTCGAAATTTGTGCACGTGCCCGGTGAACTGCACTATATCCTGCATTTTGCATCTCCGGCCAGCCCGATTGATTACCTCAAAATCCCCATCCAAACCCTCAAAGTTGGCTCGCTCGGAACACACAATCTGCTGGGATTGGCAAAGGCTAAGTCGGCGCGGATACTCGTGGCCAGCACTTC is a window from the Cryomorphaceae bacterium genome containing:
- a CDS encoding NAD-dependent epimerase/dehydratase family protein, giving the protein MKRVLITGAAGFLGSHLCDRFIAEGYHVIGMDNLITGSLSNIEHLFAHEHFEFCHHDVSKFVHVPGELHYILHFASPASPIDYLKIPIQTLKVGSLGTHNLLGLAKAKSARILVASTS